From Trichomycterus rosablanca isolate fTriRos1 chromosome 18, fTriRos1.hap1, whole genome shotgun sequence, the proteins below share one genomic window:
- the vps37bb gene encoding VPS37B subunit of ESCRT-I b isoform X2, with amino-acid sequence MQQTKEMTLASNRSLAEQNLSLQPNLDQQKLQLTKCYCYLQELYESYQLRKSTLDHNSGKSSLDTLLALLQAEGAKIEEETENMADSFLDGDLSLDAFIESYQSKRILAHLRRVKIEKLQEIVLKCLRMQPTPGNEHVKPQISNSSAPFHSQTNGSAVPVMAPPVASVHPTALPYPATSNLPVQIPIMVPSYSSPAMQEYTSALPQRPGPSLAPRAGFIMQ; translated from the exons ATGCAACAGACTAAAGAGATGACCCTTGCCAGTAACCGCAGTCTTGCAGAGCAGAACCTCAGCCTTCAGCCTAATCTGGACCAACAAAAGTTGCAGCTAACCAAGTGCTACTGCTATTTACAAGAGCTCTATGAGTCCTACCAGCTTCGCAAGTCCACTCTAG ATCACAATTCAGGGAAAAGCTCATTGGACACATTGTTAGCCTTGCTGCAAGCTGAAGGAGCCAAGATTGAAGAAGAAACCGAG AACATGGCTGATTCATTCCTTGATGGAGACTTGTCTTTGGATGCATTCATCGAATCCTATCAGAGCAAGAGAATACTGGCTCATCTGCGGCGTGTGAAAATTGAAAAGCTGCAGGAGATTGTGCTCAAATGCCTTCGGATGCAACCTACGCCTGGTAATGAGCATGTGAAGCCTCAGATCTCCAATTCCTCCGCACCCTTCCACAGCCAAACTAATGGCTCAGCAGTGCCTGTGATGGCACCACCAGTGGCGTCAGTCCATCCCACAGCTTTACCATACCCAGCAACTTCCAACCTTCCTGTCCAAATTCCCATTATGGTGCCATCCTACTCAAGTCCAGCAATGCAAGAGTACACATCAGCACTTCCGCAGAGGCCTGGACCAAGTCTTGCCCCAAGAGCTGGCTTTATCATGCAGTGa